The following are encoded together in the Candidatus Zixiibacteriota bacterium genome:
- a CDS encoding T9SS type A sorting domain-containing protein: MSILRSIATLVFCLAALPSFALAAGGDHPWSDSLAAKTALAGPSLQEVLSTLGYSINIATDEVNATVFKPQASATSAEVTLKYRGSASLSNFGWYPRTTPAAKTLLIAANAPVGTMVSVPTESDSVGLYLGPTLFDDTWYTTKGLNWDGFKHARIFATGEVGHYVIAWEDLADGGDQDYEDAVYDLLFVNPNALHLSFVGQTEYLFCTEQEICFDVNVTGGIGQVTLQQEIGGNFLTIQSGLTPISYQSCFLPWPVDSVHRFVFKATDAENNTIVDTFAVTVNFRENPILTLTDDFVDTTICDLDSICIDVAEALDYDNDLLQFTLFDSPPASIDSATGKVCFLPTTADSALYQFIIVAFDSCCQSFGFPAEPGEILPCPRDTLYVIVRYQAKPIITTIPDTTIALCSTSSSQICFPVTAATENQPVPVDLECGPGAISDGQLCFNATSSGDYTFCFSVPDACGGFVRDTVHVNVIIDNLPPVANAGRDSTLSLCAPQPICWNAGCSGADLATCELVSPIGTFNGSQICFTPAATGIYTFVLRATDLCGNVDLDTAIVNVTVKQPPVALVADTTLKLCQPQSVCLPASCSDPDGDLTSCYLMSGPGTYTGSQICFTPDTSGTYRFVVRALDACGLADWDTGYAVVTVNRRPDVQPGGGSYVLCEPGLICVPINASDPDGNPLTFTTTMGTVQGNQVCINSGGPGTRLFNYQVIARDSCNRADTALYTVNVRVNMVPILTAPTPTPQKLCDPQQLCFNVTTVDSIITKLAYSLLSGPGTINPNTGQVCFTPTADGNYSWSIVVRDSCGKADTAQTTWNVDFTDPPTPVVVGPDRDTVVCLDSVVTNICVPISYNVIPNTTLYARSLDPAVAFNFESLSGSGTLCFDPLPNVDRTYTFAFIRKNECGDSTMAEWDFTIDWVDCDSSCIVLKIDKTECVNLGSNVTVNVSYEGRFPIGGFDMMFTYDVSAFSFLNASLGPAVNAWEYFTYRLGPFGNCTGSCPSGLVKVVAIADANNGAHHPPTAQLTPTGGIVRLTFRATSNATFEGQVYPVSFFWIDCGDNAFSTVSGDTLLIDKIIIDAYDVTIWDEDDDALFPEANRYEHIGAPDSCLIGDKYEPLRCVELRNGYICIIDSDSIDARGDLNLNGIANEIADAVLYTNFFLRGIGVFNISLAAQVAASDINNDGITLTVGDLIYLLRIIVGDVQPIPKLSPFGNTAAFSVAAESGTTTIWSESTSDIGGVFLQARLPQGTTAAAVVSELAAAGLKLDYAVAGDQVNVLLYSDTQGARIAAGKAPILRINAPLEIEHLEAADYDGNMLRASFGKQILPEQFALGQNYPNPFNPTTTISFSLPRATDWTLTIVNVSGQVVKRFTGSSPAGEVSLTWDATDMNGLTAATGVYFYRLDAGEFSATRKMVLMK; the protein is encoded by the coding sequence GTGAGCATCCTACGATCGATTGCGACGCTCGTCTTCTGCCTGGCTGCACTCCCTTCATTCGCCTTAGCCGCTGGTGGAGACCATCCCTGGAGCGACTCGTTGGCCGCCAAAACGGCGCTGGCGGGGCCAAGCCTTCAGGAAGTCCTGAGCACTTTGGGTTATTCGATCAACATTGCCACCGACGAAGTCAACGCTACGGTCTTTAAACCGCAGGCAAGCGCTACGTCGGCGGAAGTGACCTTGAAGTACCGCGGGTCGGCTTCGTTGTCGAATTTCGGCTGGTATCCGCGAACGACGCCGGCGGCTAAGACGCTGTTGATTGCCGCCAACGCTCCGGTCGGCACGATGGTGTCGGTCCCAACCGAGTCCGACTCGGTGGGGCTGTACCTCGGCCCGACCTTGTTCGATGATACCTGGTACACGACGAAGGGCCTGAATTGGGACGGCTTCAAACACGCCCGCATCTTCGCTACCGGCGAAGTCGGTCACTATGTGATTGCGTGGGAAGATCTGGCCGACGGCGGCGATCAGGACTATGAGGATGCGGTCTATGATCTGCTTTTCGTCAATCCCAACGCTCTCCATCTCTCGTTCGTCGGGCAAACCGAGTACTTGTTCTGCACCGAGCAGGAAATCTGCTTTGATGTCAACGTCACCGGCGGTATCGGCCAAGTCACACTGCAGCAGGAAATTGGCGGCAATTTCCTGACGATTCAGTCGGGGCTGACACCGATTTCGTATCAGTCCTGCTTCCTGCCGTGGCCGGTCGACTCCGTGCATCGCTTCGTCTTCAAGGCGACGGATGCGGAGAACAACACGATTGTCGACACATTCGCAGTTACCGTCAATTTCCGCGAGAATCCGATCCTGACCCTGACCGACGACTTTGTCGATACGACCATCTGCGACCTCGATTCGATCTGCATCGATGTCGCCGAAGCGCTCGATTACGACAACGATCTCTTGCAGTTTACACTTTTTGATAGCCCGCCGGCGTCGATTGACTCGGCTACCGGCAAAGTCTGCTTTCTGCCGACCACGGCCGACTCGGCGTTGTATCAGTTTATCATTGTCGCCTTTGACTCGTGTTGCCAGTCCTTCGGCTTCCCGGCGGAACCAGGCGAAATCCTGCCCTGTCCGCGCGACACTCTGTATGTGATCGTGCGCTATCAGGCCAAACCGATCATTACAACAATTCCCGATACGACCATCGCGCTCTGCTCCACTTCCTCGAGCCAGATCTGCTTCCCAGTGACCGCCGCGACTGAGAATCAGCCGGTTCCGGTCGATCTGGAATGCGGTCCGGGCGCGATTAGCGACGGGCAACTGTGCTTCAATGCCACCTCGTCAGGTGACTACACATTTTGCTTCTCTGTGCCTGATGCTTGCGGCGGCTTCGTCCGCGACACTGTTCATGTCAATGTGATCATCGACAATCTTCCGCCGGTTGCGAACGCCGGACGGGATTCCACACTGAGCCTGTGTGCCCCGCAGCCGATTTGCTGGAATGCCGGCTGTTCCGGCGCCGATCTGGCGACCTGCGAACTGGTCTCACCCATCGGCACTTTCAACGGCAGCCAGATTTGCTTCACTCCCGCAGCGACCGGAATCTACACGTTCGTCCTCCGGGCAACCGACCTGTGCGGCAACGTCGATCTGGATACGGCGATTGTCAACGTCACTGTCAAGCAGCCGCCGGTTGCGCTGGTTGCAGACACGACGCTGAAACTCTGTCAGCCGCAGTCAGTCTGTCTGCCGGCCTCCTGCAGCGACCCTGACGGCGATCTGACCTCCTGCTATCTGATGAGCGGGCCGGGGACCTACACCGGCAGCCAGATCTGCTTCACTCCGGATACTTCCGGCACTTACCGCTTTGTCGTCCGTGCCCTCGACGCCTGTGGCCTGGCCGATTGGGATACCGGCTATGCCGTGGTGACGGTCAACCGCCGGCCCGATGTTCAGCCCGGCGGCGGCAGCTACGTGCTCTGCGAGCCCGGACTGATCTGCGTACCGATTAACGCCAGCGATCCGGACGGCAATCCGCTGACCTTCACGACGACCATGGGCACCGTGCAGGGCAATCAGGTCTGCATTAATTCCGGTGGCCCGGGCACGCGCTTGTTCAATTATCAGGTGATCGCGCGCGACTCCTGCAACCGTGCGGATACCGCGCTTTACACGGTCAACGTCAGAGTGAACATGGTGCCGATTCTGACGGCGCCGACTCCGACGCCGCAGAAGCTGTGCGATCCGCAGCAACTTTGCTTCAACGTCACGACCGTTGACTCGATCATCACCAAGCTTGCCTACAGCCTGCTTTCCGGTCCCGGAACCATCAACCCGAATACCGGCCAGGTGTGTTTCACGCCCACCGCTGACGGCAATTACTCCTGGTCGATCGTCGTGCGCGACAGTTGCGGCAAGGCCGACACGGCGCAGACGACCTGGAATGTCGACTTTACCGACCCGCCGACCCCGGTGGTTGTCGGCCCCGATCGCGATACTGTCGTCTGCCTTGATTCGGTGGTGACCAATATCTGCGTACCGATCTCGTATAATGTTATTCCAAACACCACCCTCTACGCCCGCTCGCTTGACCCGGCCGTCGCCTTCAACTTCGAGTCGTTATCAGGATCGGGGACCCTGTGCTTCGATCCGCTGCCGAATGTCGACCGCACTTACACCTTCGCCTTTATTCGCAAGAATGAATGTGGTGATTCAACCATGGCCGAGTGGGATTTTACGATCGACTGGGTCGACTGTGATTCTTCGTGCATTGTGCTCAAAATTGACAAGACGGAATGCGTGAACCTCGGATCAAATGTCACTGTCAACGTTAGCTATGAAGGACGCTTCCCGATCGGCGGCTTCGACATGATGTTTACTTATGATGTCTCCGCCTTCTCCTTCCTCAACGCCTCGCTGGGCCCGGCCGTCAATGCCTGGGAGTACTTTACGTACCGCCTGGGACCCTTCGGCAACTGCACCGGCTCGTGTCCTTCGGGATTGGTCAAAGTGGTCGCTATTGCCGACGCCAATAACGGCGCGCACCATCCGCCGACCGCGCAGTTGACCCCGACCGGCGGCATCGTGCGGCTGACATTCCGGGCGACATCGAACGCGACCTTTGAGGGACAGGTTTACCCGGTCAGCTTCTTCTGGATCGACTGCGGCGACAACGCGTTCTCCACAGTCTCCGGCGATACACTGCTGATCGACAAGATCATCATCGATGCCTACGATGTAACGATTTGGGACGAAGATGATGATGCGCTCTTCCCCGAGGCCAATCGCTACGAGCACATCGGTGCGCCCGACTCGTGTCTGATCGGCGACAAATACGAGCCTTTGCGCTGTGTGGAACTGCGGAACGGCTATATCTGCATCATCGACTCTGACTCGATTGATGCCCGCGGCGACCTGAATCTGAACGGCATCGCGAATGAGATCGCCGACGCCGTCCTCTATACGAATTTCTTCCTGCGCGGCATCGGTGTCTTTAACATCAGTCTGGCGGCCCAGGTCGCAGCGTCCGATATCAACAACGATGGCATTACCTTGACCGTCGGCGATCTGATCTACCTGCTGCGGATCATCGTCGGTGATGTCCAGCCGATTCCCAAGTTGTCTCCGTTCGGCAACACGGCGGCATTCTCCGTGGCCGCCGAGTCCGGCACAACCACGATCTGGTCGGAATCGACCTCCGACATCGGCGGTGTGTTCCTCCAGGCGCGGCTGCCTCAGGGCACCACGGCTGCTGCAGTCGTGTCCGAGTTGGCGGCTGCCGGCCTGAAACTCGACTACGCAGTTGCGGGCGACCAGGTGAACGTGTTGCTGTATTCCGACACGCAGGGCGCCAGGATTGCCGCCGGCAAAGCGCCGATCCTGCGCATCAATGCACCGCTCGAGATCGAGCATCTTGAAGCGGCCGATTACGACGGCAACATGTTGCGCGCATCGTTCGGCAAGCAGATTCTGCCGGAGCAGTTTGCGCTCGGCCAGAATTATCCGAATCCGTTTAATCCGACCACGACCATCAGTTTCTCGCTGCCCCGCGCCACCGACTGGACGCTGACGATCGTGAATGTCAGCGGCCAGGTCGTGAAGCGATTTACCGGCTCGTCTCCGGCTGGCGAGGTTAGTCTGACTTGGGATGCCACTGATATGAACGGCCTGACGGCCGCCACCGGCGTCTACTTCTACCGATTGGATGCTGGCGAATTCAGTGCCACCCGCAAGATGGTCTTGATGAAATAG
- a CDS encoding PD-(D/E)XK nuclease family protein yields MTYSHSRLETYESCPLKFKFQYIDKVEVPKRDSVEAFLGSRVHEALEALYRGVLMGKIWSKEEFLKAYADVWEKEKHEDIFIVNKQYTIDDYFRQGHKALSDYWERYHPFDAEQTIALEERVTLSLDDTDTFKIQGFIDRISKTKDGVWQIRDYKTKRRLATQQDADQDRQLALYQIGLRRRFPQADKIELIWHYLLFDEEVKAIRERTDLEKLKIETIHLIQDVEEAIKADRFPYRESALCDWCDYFDICPAKRHLAQVRLLEPTEFKKDDGVQLADRFTEAYSRKSELQRQIREIEEELDSIKEEIYRYAQQFMMTKIYGSSRHVNVTVKPTVRLPASDDKREKPVRKQLEEYLKNTKLWEEVSQLTPARLVKLYETGELADRVRAELSRFLIPTIEKRVRIGSAKDYDENFEM; encoded by the coding sequence ATGACTTATTCGCATTCGCGGCTCGAGACCTACGAGTCGTGCCCGCTCAAGTTTAAATTCCAGTATATCGACAAAGTCGAAGTTCCTAAACGCGATTCGGTCGAGGCATTCCTTGGCTCGCGTGTGCACGAAGCCCTGGAAGCACTCTACCGCGGCGTCCTGATGGGGAAGATCTGGTCAAAAGAAGAGTTCCTTAAGGCTTACGCCGATGTTTGGGAAAAGGAAAAACACGAAGACATCTTCATCGTCAATAAGCAGTACACAATCGATGATTACTTCCGCCAGGGACATAAGGCGCTCTCCGACTATTGGGAGCGCTACCATCCGTTTGATGCCGAGCAGACCATCGCCCTTGAAGAACGTGTGACTCTAAGTCTTGATGACACCGATACCTTCAAAATCCAGGGGTTCATCGACCGCATCTCCAAGACCAAGGACGGCGTCTGGCAAATCCGCGACTACAAGACCAAGCGGCGGTTGGCAACCCAACAGGATGCGGATCAGGATCGCCAATTGGCGCTCTACCAAATCGGCCTCCGGAGACGCTTCCCCCAAGCCGACAAGATCGAATTGATCTGGCACTATTTGCTCTTTGATGAGGAAGTGAAAGCGATCCGTGAACGGACCGACCTCGAGAAACTCAAGATCGAAACCATCCACTTGATTCAGGATGTTGAGGAAGCGATCAAGGCCGATCGTTTCCCGTATCGTGAATCCGCTCTTTGTGATTGGTGCGATTACTTCGACATCTGCCCCGCAAAGCGCCATCTGGCCCAGGTGCGCCTGCTGGAGCCGACGGAGTTCAAGAAGGATGACGGTGTCCAACTCGCCGACCGGTTCACCGAAGCCTATTCCCGAAAATCCGAATTGCAGAGGCAAATCCGCGAAATTGAAGAAGAGCTGGATAGTATCAAAGAAGAAATCTACCGCTACGCCCAGCAATTCATGATGACGAAAATCTACGGATCCAGCCGCCATGTCAATGTGACCGTCAAGCCTACCGTACGGCTGCCCGCCAGCGATGACAAGCGTGAGAAACCGGTGCGTAAACAGCTTGAAGAATATCTCAAGAACACCAAACTCTGGGAAGAAGTCTCCCAGTTGACACCGGCGCGATTAGTCAAGCTCTATGAAACCGGGGAACTGGCTGATCGGGTCCGGGCCGAATTATCGCGCTTCCTGATTCCGACCATCGAGAAACGAGTTCGGATTGGTTCGGCCAAGGACTACGACGAAAACTTCGAGATGTAA
- a CDS encoding AarF/ABC1/UbiB kinase family protein: MPQIDLHKTYRNLGRYRQIVAVLVKYGFGEILDRMNIIGYLQIGSRKLFARQHEIASLNWAERIRRALEELGPTFVKMGQILSTRPFLIPAELTLELTKLQDRVAPFEFAEVKRIVEHEWGRPIDEVCATFDEDSSASASLSQVHRATLKDGSPVAVKVQRPNVSEILEKDLAILRDLAGLLARYVPETRPFDPVAIVDEVWKTARQEVDFGVEARNLEIFARNFADDSRIVLPEIHWELCTSKVLTTSYIDGIKISEIDRLRAAGIDPAEITRIGGQIVARQIFEHGFFHADPHPGNLFALPGNRIAVVDFGMMGRLSRSSLELVSDLVVAATGDDSRRLVRVLQNHELLTDDIVPTVLESDLSMFLHRYNGVPLAKLDMRSMLLDAYRIITAHHIKFPPELLMLGKALGTYEEVGRKLNPEYNLVSELSPAIKKLASRKFEPRQIVSEIGSYFADLRELMINVPFEMRRIARNLRRGELSIAFEHKGLERLILELEKASNRLAFAMIIAAIIVGSSLIMTRQIGMTVYGFPILGLIGFVTAAVLGFWLVIAILRSGKL; encoded by the coding sequence ATGCCGCAAATCGATCTGCATAAGACCTATCGCAATCTCGGACGTTATCGCCAAATTGTTGCCGTTCTGGTGAAATACGGTTTTGGCGAAATCCTCGACCGCATGAATATCATCGGCTACCTGCAGATCGGCAGCCGCAAGTTGTTCGCGCGCCAGCACGAAATCGCCTCGCTCAACTGGGCCGAACGGATCCGCCGGGCGCTCGAAGAATTGGGGCCAACCTTTGTCAAAATGGGGCAAATCCTGTCGACGCGTCCCTTTCTGATTCCCGCCGAACTGACCCTCGAATTGACCAAATTGCAGGACCGGGTGGCGCCGTTTGAGTTCGCAGAAGTCAAACGGATCGTTGAGCATGAGTGGGGACGGCCCATCGATGAGGTGTGCGCCACCTTCGACGAAGATTCGAGCGCATCCGCGTCGCTCTCGCAAGTCCATCGCGCTACGCTGAAAGACGGTTCGCCCGTGGCTGTCAAAGTGCAGCGGCCTAACGTCTCGGAGATTCTGGAGAAGGATTTGGCGATTCTGCGCGACCTGGCCGGCTTGCTGGCGCGATACGTGCCGGAGACGCGCCCGTTCGACCCGGTCGCCATCGTCGACGAAGTCTGGAAGACTGCGCGGCAAGAGGTCGACTTCGGCGTCGAGGCGCGCAATCTCGAAATCTTTGCCCGCAATTTTGCCGACGACAGCCGTATCGTTCTACCGGAAATCCACTGGGAATTGTGTACCAGCAAGGTCTTAACGACGAGTTATATCGACGGCATCAAGATTTCCGAGATCGACCGGCTCCGTGCCGCCGGTATCGATCCAGCGGAGATCACCCGCATCGGCGGCCAAATCGTCGCCCGGCAAATCTTCGAGCACGGGTTCTTCCATGCCGACCCGCACCCGGGCAACCTCTTTGCCTTGCCGGGGAATCGTATCGCTGTCGTTGATTTCGGCATGATGGGACGCCTCTCCCGCAGCTCGCTGGAACTGGTTTCCGATTTGGTGGTGGCCGCTACCGGCGACGATTCGCGCCGCCTGGTGAGGGTTTTGCAGAATCACGAACTTCTCACCGACGACATCGTGCCCACCGTCCTGGAGAGCGACCTGTCGATGTTTCTGCACCGCTACAATGGGGTGCCGCTCGCCAAGCTGGATATGCGCTCGATGCTGCTCGACGCCTATCGCATCATCACCGCCCACCACATCAAGTTTCCACCGGAGTTGCTGATGCTGGGCAAGGCGCTCGGCACCTACGAGGAAGTCGGTCGCAAACTCAACCCCGAGTATAATCTCGTCTCAGAACTCAGCCCCGCGATCAAGAAGCTGGCCTCGCGCAAGTTCGAGCCACGCCAAATCGTTTCGGAGATCGGTTCTTACTTCGCCGACCTGCGCGAGTTGATGATTAACGTCCCGTTTGAAATGCGGCGGATCGCCCGCAATCTTCGGCGCGGTGAGCTTTCGATCGCCTTCGAGCACAAGGGATTGGAACGACTGATCCTCGAACTCGAAAAGGCATCCAATCGCCTCGCCTTCGCCATGATTATCGCCGCGATTATCGTCGGCTCGTCACTGATCATGACCCGCCAAATCGGCATGACAGTGTACGGCTTTCCCATCCTCGGCCTGATCGGCTTCGTTACCGCCGCCGTGCTCGGCTTCTGGCTGGTCATCGCCATCTTGCGATCGGGGAAGTTGTAG
- a CDS encoding outer membrane beta-barrel protein — protein MLILVTALFLVAAMAVPASAVTGFGFGAKLGQVTEYDNPDIKISNLKFDDFKFFGVFAKFGRSAFDLEVGFERFDDREKLELFGEEVEAETKDWIVHTTGKFVFAFPLLKPFVGAGVASHSVSYRYSGPLGEYEDVTISIPADKTHFGYHLVAGVKLDMRALPVDLFVEGKFQKVNSNPDTDFTTLSAGISVDFL, from the coding sequence TTGCTGATTCTCGTGACCGCGCTGTTCCTCGTCGCAGCTATGGCGGTACCCGCATCGGCAGTGACCGGCTTCGGCTTCGGCGCCAAATTGGGCCAGGTCACGGAATACGACAACCCGGATATCAAGATCTCGAACTTGAAATTCGACGACTTCAAGTTCTTTGGTGTCTTCGCCAAGTTCGGACGCAGTGCTTTCGACCTGGAGGTTGGCTTCGAACGTTTCGATGACCGTGAGAAGCTGGAGCTGTTTGGGGAAGAAGTCGAGGCGGAGACCAAGGACTGGATCGTACATACGACGGGGAAGTTCGTCTTTGCGTTTCCGCTGCTAAAGCCTTTCGTCGGCGCCGGCGTGGCTTCGCACTCGGTTAGCTACCGCTACTCCGGTCCGTTGGGCGAGTATGAGGATGTGACCATATCGATTCCCGCCGATAAAACCCACTTTGGCTACCATCTTGTGGCCGGCGTCAAGTTGGATATGCGTGCCCTTCCGGTCGACCTGTTTGTGGAAGGGAAGTTCCAGAAGGTCAACAGCAATCCCGACACCGATTTTACTACACTTTCGGCCGGCATCAGCGTCGACTTCCTCTGA